In Natranaerobius trueperi, a single window of DNA contains:
- a CDS encoding CapA family protein: protein MKKFFISLLIILISLFILFISQYDYPKETTDKGLNKLPEPEIESKEDKQHSITIAAVGDVMGHMPQVYSAHSPETDEYDFTDHFYPIKDNIQNADLAFCNLETTLGGEDKGYSGFPMFNSPDSLAKALKKTGFDIVSTANNHSLDTGKQGLLRTLEVLEDLGLTPIGTHKSKEDKKDPVIIEKNNIEIGFIGYTYGTNGIPIPEGHDYLVNLTDLEKIQKDINRLKDNDVDIIISSMHWGIEYQKTPSEEQEYLANQLVSMGVDIILGHHPHVLQPMEKLTIESEGDTNKGFVVYSLGNFISNQRKRYRDSGVIMKLELLINEEDDKTSLTKVNPIPTWVDRYESEDGTEYEILNVENELSKENFRDSNQKHRLNEVKNETREKMDVITDKLYLD, encoded by the coding sequence ATGAAAAAATTCTTTATTTCTTTACTAATTATCTTAATTAGTTTATTTATTCTATTCATATCTCAATATGATTATCCAAAAGAAACAACTGATAAAGGCTTAAATAAGTTACCAGAACCTGAAATTGAATCAAAGGAAGATAAACAACATTCAATTACAATTGCAGCTGTTGGTGATGTAATGGGACACATGCCACAAGTATATAGTGCACACAGCCCAGAAACTGATGAATATGACTTTACTGATCATTTTTATCCAATAAAAGATAATATACAAAATGCAGATCTTGCTTTTTGTAACCTTGAAACCACTTTAGGTGGTGAAGATAAAGGCTATTCTGGTTTTCCTATGTTTAATTCTCCTGATTCATTAGCAAAAGCACTCAAAAAAACAGGCTTTGATATAGTATCTACTGCAAATAATCATTCACTTGATACCGGAAAACAAGGACTTTTAAGGACATTAGAAGTTTTAGAAGATTTAGGGTTAACTCCTATTGGAACCCATAAATCAAAAGAAGATAAAAAAGACCCTGTAATAATAGAAAAAAATAATATAGAAATAGGTTTTATAGGATATACCTATGGAACTAATGGTATACCTATTCCAGAAGGCCATGATTATTTAGTTAATTTAACTGATCTAGAGAAAATTCAAAAAGATATCAATCGCTTAAAAGACAATGATGTGGATATAATCATCTCCTCTATGCATTGGGGAATTGAATATCAAAAAACACCATCTGAAGAACAAGAATATCTAGCAAATCAATTAGTATCTATGGGTGTAGATATAATTTTAGGCCACCACCCACATGTTCTGCAACCAATGGAAAAACTTACTATAGAAAGTGAAGGTGACACTAACAAAGGATTTGTAGTTTATTCTCTTGGTAATTTTATATCTAATCAGAGAAAACGTTACCGTGATAGTGGAGTTATTATGAAGTTAGAACTTTTAATAAATGAAGAAGATGATAAAACTTCTTTAACAAAAGTAAACCCTATTCCCACTTGGGTTGATCGATATGAGAGTGAAGATGGGACAGAATATGAAATTTTAAATGTAGAAAATGAGCTTTCAAAAGAAAACTTTAGAGATAGTAATCAAAAACATCGTTTAAATGAAGTTAAAAATGAGACTAGAGAAAAAATGGATGTAATTACAGATAAATTGTATCTTGATTAA
- a CDS encoding aspartyl-phosphate phosphatase Spo0E family protein has translation MSEIEKLKETIEALRMELYELGEVNDFDSEKILKKSQELDKALNEYYRLVYKKDK, from the coding sequence ATGAGTGAAATTGAAAAACTGAAAGAGACCATTGAAGCTCTTCGTATGGAGTTATATGAATTAGGTGAAGTCAATGATTTCGATAGTGAAAAAATCCTTAAAAAAAGTCAAGAATTAGACAAAGCTTTAAATGAATACTATAGGCTTGTTTATAAAAAAGATAAATAA
- a CDS encoding DNA-methyltransferase: protein MANTSENRVLELSFDKLTENEMIGIQVLSENFSNNDITIIEEKNRLLVQVNKVDIDKLRKLVLDYNKNSFLKTLLKKILDIKSYGIKENKRWFTGYSGERKVKDRKDKEKSRGKFYYAKDNQFSKTNNHFPSEFENQIICDDSEKVLKQLPDNCIDLVFTSPPYNFGLEYDNHKDYLNWTEYFDKLFRIFKECIRVVKYGGRIVVNVQPLFSDYIPIHHFISNFFIENKLIWKAEILWEKNNYNCKYTAWGSWKSPSNPYFKYSWEFLEVFCKGSMKKNGDKEKIDITADEFKEWVYGKWSIAPERNMQYFNHPSIFPEELARRVLKLFSYQEDVILDPFIGSGTTAVVAKSCNRRYFGIDLSNDYCKIANERLNLQNS, encoded by the coding sequence ATGGCAAATACTAGTGAAAACAGAGTACTAGAACTTTCCTTTGATAAACTAACTGAAAATGAAATGATTGGGATACAGGTACTATCTGAGAATTTTTCTAATAATGATATTACTATTATAGAAGAAAAAAATCGCTTACTAGTTCAAGTAAATAAAGTTGATATAGATAAATTACGAAAATTAGTTTTAGACTATAATAAAAATAGTTTTTTGAAAACTTTACTTAAAAAAATTTTAGATATAAAAAGTTATGGTATAAAAGAAAATAAGCGATGGTTTACAGGGTACTCAGGTGAACGAAAAGTAAAAGATAGAAAAGATAAAGAAAAATCTCGAGGAAAATTTTATTATGCAAAAGATAATCAGTTTTCTAAAACTAATAATCATTTTCCTAGTGAGTTTGAAAATCAAATTATATGTGATGATAGTGAAAAAGTTTTAAAACAACTTCCAGATAATTGTATTGATTTAGTGTTTACTTCTCCACCTTATAATTTTGGTCTTGAATATGATAATCATAAGGATTATTTAAACTGGACTGAGTATTTTGATAAGTTGTTTCGAATTTTTAAAGAATGTATACGTGTTGTGAAGTATGGTGGCAGGATAGTAGTTAATGTGCAACCACTTTTTTCTGATTATATACCTATCCATCATTTTATCAGTAATTTTTTTATAGAAAACAAACTTATTTGGAAGGCTGAAATACTTTGGGAAAAGAATAATTATAACTGTAAGTATACAGCATGGGGGAGTTGGAAAAGCCCATCTAATCCTTATTTTAAATATAGCTGGGAGTTTTTAGAGGTATTTTGTAAAGGTTCAATGAAAAAAAATGGGGATAAAGAAAAGATCGATATTACAGCAGATGAATTTAAAGAATGGGTCTATGGTAAATGGTCAATAGCTCCCGAAAGAAATATGCAATATTTTAATCATCCCTCTATCTTTCCTGAAGAGTTAGCACGTAGAGTACTTAAATTGTTTAGTTATCAAGAAGATGTAATATTAGATCCATTTATCGGTAGTGGTACAACAGCTGTTGTAGCTAAAAGTTGTAATCGTAGATATTTTGGGATAGATTTATCTAATGATTATTGTAAAATTGCAAATGAGCGATTGAATTTACAAAATAGTTAA
- a CDS encoding YdcF family protein — protein sequence MTIKKYPWIVVLSTLLILIVLLSNTILTLLGSVLLEKESPKNADYIVVLQGSIPDRMIHGVNLYKEGYADTILMVESRSFSNYDLIEKHDLNISSSADINKEIALQMGAFEDDLIKLSGKAASTRQEAKIINNHLEDTKNKTILLVTSEFHSNRAKLIFQDVFEHLEVVSTPTPYDPFCTDTWWKDRRQTRNFLMEYLKLINFYTFNI from the coding sequence ATGACCATAAAAAAGTATCCATGGATTGTAGTTCTTTCTACATTACTAATTTTAATAGTATTATTATCTAATACTATCTTAACTCTTCTAGGTAGTGTGTTATTAGAAAAAGAATCTCCTAAAAATGCAGATTATATTGTTGTTTTACAGGGTAGTATTCCAGATAGAATGATTCATGGAGTGAATTTATACAAAGAAGGATATGCAGATACCATTTTAATGGTAGAAAGTAGAAGTTTTTCTAACTATGATTTAATAGAAAAACATGATTTAAACATCTCCTCAAGTGCTGATATAAATAAAGAAATTGCACTACAGATGGGAGCTTTTGAGGATGATCTCATAAAACTTTCAGGTAAAGCAGCTAGTACCAGACAGGAAGCAAAAATAATAAATAATCATTTAGAAGATACAAAAAACAAAACTATATTATTAGTAACTTCAGAGTTTCATTCCAATAGAGCTAAATTAATATTTCAAGATGTTTTTGAACATCTTGAAGTAGTATCTACTCCTACTCCTTATGATCCATTCTGTACTGATACTTGGTGGAAAGATAGAAGACAAACGAGAAACTTTCTCATGGAATATTTAAAATTAATAAATTTTTATACCTTTAATATTTAG
- a CDS encoding DUF6789 family protein, with translation MRDKTTASFISGLIASVFMNIIDWTAFLLGYHKERLLDWAAIIVYGYLPTSIAHTVLAQLGQLFFSSFLGIIYYLFLAKLSDENHILKGWIFAIITWFGLYGISISVGLPELKAHTFNTTFSHFISASIYGVTLAHTFKKITR, from the coding sequence ATGAGAGATAAAACTACTGCTAGTTTTATCAGTGGTTTAATAGCAAGCGTTTTTATGAATATAATAGACTGGACGGCATTTCTTTTGGGGTATCATAAAGAAAGACTTCTAGACTGGGCAGCTATTATTGTATATGGATATCTTCCCACATCTATAGCCCATACAGTTCTTGCACAACTAGGGCAATTATTTTTCTCTAGTTTTTTAGGAATAATATATTATTTATTTCTAGCTAAACTCTCAGATGAAAATCACATCTTAAAAGGTTGGATATTCGCTATCATAACTTGGTTTGGATTATACGGAATTTCTATCTCAGTAGGATTACCAGAACTTAAAGCACACACCTTTAATACAACCTTTTCACATTTTATATCTGCATCTATTTATGGAGTAACTTTAGCTCATACATTTAAAAAAATCACTAGATAA
- a CDS encoding sugar-transfer associated ATP-grasp domain-containing protein, translating to MLNLIKDDERKDWFLILKEMSQLLIKDKTLPVHYFTKFLYRKNVANINNYLSFKNEGIIMKNCYRSTPDFVDRIASDKLLFHLYTQKLSLNTPQLVGWTIGKENFINNQQEITKVSKTEMRELLRKAIKKHGSIFCKPFRGKGGTGCFSLSEDNIDKLKLSDLNHYIYEAEIKQHSKVNEIYPNSLNTIRIITFYNNDKLSIMAGLMRFGANNSKVDNASLGGMFVPIDIENKKLTQFGYSHLHHGGYKYSYHPDTKTTFNNFKIPYFNKTLQLINDSITLFPATLVGWDIGITESGPILVEVNSLPGLMAADISYGGLKSHPDFESLRNFVNNYGKEIKRQTVFNN from the coding sequence ATGTTAAATCTTATAAAGGATGATGAGAGAAAAGATTGGTTTTTAATACTTAAAGAGATGAGTCAATTATTAATAAAAGACAAAACTTTACCTGTTCATTACTTTACTAAGTTTTTGTATAGAAAAAATGTAGCTAATATCAATAACTATTTAAGTTTTAAAAATGAAGGAATAATTATGAAAAATTGTTATAGAAGTACTCCGGATTTTGTAGATAGAATAGCAAGTGATAAATTATTGTTTCATTTATATACCCAAAAATTATCACTAAATACACCACAACTAGTGGGCTGGACTATTGGGAAAGAAAATTTTATTAACAACCAACAAGAAATCACAAAAGTTTCTAAAACTGAGATGAGAGAACTTTTAAGAAAGGCTATAAAAAAGCACGGTAGTATTTTTTGTAAACCATTTAGAGGTAAAGGTGGTACAGGTTGTTTTAGTCTTTCAGAAGATAATATAGACAAGTTAAAACTTTCTGATCTTAATCATTATATTTATGAAGCAGAAATAAAACAGCATTCAAAAGTTAATGAGATTTATCCTAATAGCTTAAATACTATTAGAATAATTACATTTTATAATAATGATAAATTAAGTATAATGGCTGGTTTAATGAGATTTGGTGCTAATAATAGTAAAGTAGACAATGCTAGTCTTGGGGGAATGTTTGTACCAATTGATATTGAAAACAAGAAGCTAACCCAGTTTGGTTATAGTCATTTACATCATGGTGGATATAAGTATAGCTATCATCCTGATACTAAAACCACTTTTAATAATTTTAAAATTCCCTACTTTAATAAAACATTACAGTTAATAAATGATAGTATTACACTTTTTCCTGCTACTTTAGTTGGATGGGATATTGGGATAACTGAATCCGGGCCTATTCTTGTAGAAGTAAACAGTCTACCAGGGCTTATGGCAGCTGATATATCTTATGGTGGTTTAAAATCTCATCCTGACTTTGAAAGTTTACGTAACTTTGTAAATAATTATGGTAAAGAAATTAAAAGACAGACTGTTTTCAATAATTAA
- a CDS encoding lipopolysaccharide biosynthesis protein has translation MTVGYEKKDNLTNKTIKSGMWMFGLRLANKLFGVLRKVILARILAPNDFGIFGIALLMMSASEAFTKTGFDRALIQRQDGIENYLNTAWIVEVVRGVVLALLLFSIAPTAAIFFDEPLAVPILRVLALSEVFKGLKSIRIVYFERELKFRKKFVYMLSGTIGDFVISIIAALILQNAWALVFGILSGDLIRSVVSYKMVPFKPTLEFSKTKAKELFDFGKWKLLSGIIIFLSLYIDDLAVGRILGATSLALFQMAFQMSNITASEITHAVLRVAFPSYSKIQHDRERLRKAYKKTLELILTFSLPIAGGMIVLAPLGIEIVLGSEWLGMTGAFQILAVMGVLRTISESGTPVFYAVKSPKANFTLNKWRLLVLIIIIFPFTSIWGLEGAAIASTLALTVSIVPLLNLLTKFINGTFREYIRLIYSPLVSAIVMVLILISVDYLIEFESIGGLVFMILLGGVSYMSFLFLSFKYLSLGPWNNIKQISKQVIRSN, from the coding sequence ATGACAGTAGGATATGAAAAAAAGGATAATTTAACTAATAAAACCATTAAAAGTGGTATGTGGATGTTTGGTCTTAGACTAGCGAACAAACTTTTTGGAGTACTTCGTAAAGTGATTTTGGCACGAATCTTAGCACCTAATGATTTTGGTATATTTGGTATTGCTCTTTTGATGATGTCAGCATCTGAAGCTTTTACTAAAACTGGTTTTGATAGAGCATTAATTCAAAGACAAGATGGTATCGAAAATTATCTAAATACTGCTTGGATTGTAGAAGTGGTTCGTGGTGTAGTACTAGCACTATTATTATTTTCTATAGCTCCTACTGCTGCTATTTTTTTTGATGAACCACTAGCTGTGCCAATTTTAAGGGTACTAGCTTTATCAGAAGTGTTTAAAGGTTTAAAAAGCATTAGGATTGTATATTTTGAACGTGAATTAAAATTTCGAAAAAAGTTTGTCTATATGTTAAGTGGTACTATTGGAGATTTTGTGATATCAATTATAGCTGCTTTGATATTACAAAATGCATGGGCGTTAGTCTTTGGAATATTATCAGGAGATCTTATAAGAAGTGTTGTATCTTATAAGATGGTACCATTTAAACCTACTCTTGAATTTTCAAAAACTAAGGCAAAAGAGTTATTTGATTTCGGAAAATGGAAATTATTATCTGGGATTATAATTTTTTTAAGTTTATATATCGATGATTTAGCTGTTGGAAGAATACTAGGAGCAACATCTCTTGCTTTGTTTCAGATGGCTTTTCAGATGTCTAATATTACAGCATCTGAAATAACACATGCAGTTTTAAGAGTTGCTTTTCCAAGTTATTCTAAGATTCAACATGATAGGGAAAGGTTAAGAAAAGCATATAAAAAAACATTAGAACTGATATTAACCTTTTCACTTCCGATTGCTGGAGGAATGATAGTCTTAGCTCCTTTAGGGATCGAGATTGTTTTGGGAAGTGAGTGGCTTGGTATGACAGGTGCATTTCAAATCCTTGCAGTTATGGGGGTATTACGGACTATAAGTGAATCAGGAACACCCGTTTTTTATGCAGTTAAAAGTCCAAAAGCTAACTTTACTTTAAATAAATGGCGTTTGTTAGTTTTAATTATTATAATCTTTCCATTTACAAGTATATGGGGGTTAGAAGGTGCTGCAATTGCATCAACTTTAGCTTTAACTGTTTCTATAGTCCCACTTTTAAATCTTTTAACAAAGTTTATAAATGGTACTTTTAGAGAATATATAAGACTAATATATTCTCCGTTAGTTTCAGCTATCGTCATGGTTTTAATATTAATATCAGTAGATTATCTAATAGAGTTTGAGAGCATAGGCGGTTTAGTTTTCATGATTTTATTAGGTGGGGTTAGTTATATGAGTTTTCTATTTTTATCTTTTAAATATTTAAGTCTTGGTCCATGGAATAATATTAAGCAGATAAGTAAACAAGTTATTAGAAGTAATTAA
- a CDS encoding alanine/glycine:cation symporter family protein — protein MVLAFNEWLNELVWGPIFLTLLAGTGLYLTIRLGFFQFTHFGASWKETILSRIKKTESEEGGAISGFQAISSAMAATIGIGNIAGIATALHLGGPGALFWMWMTALVGMATKFGEAALAVKFRERNGEDIAGGVMYYIQNGLGGNWKWLATIYSLFAGFAAFGIGNMVQSNTVAEQLSSDFAIPSLATGLVAAALVGLVILGGIKRIAQVAEILVPLMTVIYIGGALVILVLHIEEIPGAIGSVFHHAFNPASAAGGFGGAVVREAIRFGVARGVFSNEAGLGAASIVHAQASNSPAKQGMWGIWEVFIDTILVGTMTALTILVTGALETGENAAALTATAFDKGLPGPGGYFITISIMVFAYTTMVTWSFYGEKSWEYIFGSKVRIPYRVVFVGLIILGAVGALEAVWDFADTMNGLMAAPNLVALIALTSVLVQEKNKYVRGEDEEY, from the coding sequence ATGGTGTTAGCTTTTAATGAATGGCTTAATGAACTAGTTTGGGGACCAATATTTCTTACCTTGTTAGCTGGTACCGGTTTATATCTTACAATAAGGTTAGGTTTTTTTCAGTTTACGCATTTTGGAGCATCATGGAAAGAAACAATTTTGAGTCGTATTAAGAAAACTGAATCTGAAGAAGGTGGTGCCATTTCTGGGTTTCAAGCGATTTCTTCAGCGATGGCTGCAACGATAGGGATTGGTAACATTGCAGGAATCGCTACAGCCCTTCACCTAGGAGGGCCAGGGGCACTATTTTGGATGTGGATGACAGCCCTAGTAGGAATGGCGACAAAATTTGGAGAGGCAGCTTTGGCAGTTAAATTTCGTGAACGAAATGGTGAAGATATCGCAGGTGGAGTAATGTATTATATACAGAACGGTTTAGGTGGTAATTGGAAGTGGTTAGCAACTATATACTCGTTATTTGCTGGATTTGCAGCTTTTGGTATCGGTAATATGGTCCAATCTAACACTGTTGCCGAACAGTTATCTAGTGATTTTGCAATACCTAGTTTGGCTACAGGATTAGTAGCTGCAGCATTAGTCGGTTTAGTTATATTAGGTGGAATAAAACGAATTGCTCAAGTTGCTGAAATATTAGTTCCATTAATGACAGTAATTTATATTGGAGGAGCTTTAGTAATATTAGTCTTACATATTGAAGAGATTCCGGGTGCTATAGGAAGTGTATTTCACCATGCTTTTAATCCTGCATCTGCAGCAGGAGGGTTTGGAGGTGCTGTTGTAAGAGAGGCAATTAGATTTGGAGTGGCTCGTGGAGTATTTTCTAATGAAGCAGGATTAGGTGCAGCTTCTATAGTACACGCACAAGCAAGTAACTCCCCAGCAAAACAAGGAATGTGGGGTATTTGGGAAGTGTTTATAGATACTATTTTAGTAGGAACTATGACAGCACTTACGATTTTAGTTACAGGAGCTTTAGAAACAGGAGAAAATGCTGCGGCATTGACAGCAACAGCATTTGATAAAGGTTTACCAGGACCAGGAGGTTATTTTATTACTATTTCTATCATGGTCTTTGCTTACACAACTATGGTCACATGGTCTTTTTATGGAGAAAAAAGTTGGGAATATATTTTTGGCAGTAAAGTGAGAATTCCGTATCGTGTTGTTTTTGTAGGATTGATAATTTTAGGTGCAGTTGGAGCATTAGAAGCGGTTTGGGACTTTGCTGATACAATGAATGGGTTGATGGCAGCACCTAACTTAGTTGCTTTAATTGCGTTAACATCTGTACTTGTACAAGAAAAGAATAAATATGTAAGAGGAGAAGATGAAGAATACTAA
- the nagA gene encoding N-acetylglucosamine-6-phosphate deacetylase: MSLIFRNAKIITESDVINPGYLIVDENGYIKNIGVDNKKDSFSNEIDLQRKYLAPGFIDIHTHGGHGYDVMDGNVKAIDKISQFHLQNGVTGFLATTLTAPLQDLKQVSKVISEYMENNETNLLGVHLEGPFVNPDKRGAQNREHIISPKVEIIKELKEKLQDQLKIISMAPEKDTNYEVIEWATKKNITISAAHTNASFEDIINASKKGLSHGTHLFNGMSGIHHRKPGAALGLLMHPDITLELILDGYHLHPGIVNMVLELKGVDNIALVSDSIRASCLSEGDYDLGGLRITIKNGKALTENGNLAGSIVTLPRALKNFIEITDCPLYEAIKTISLTPAKILGLDKQRGSLEKGKRADAVVLNDKLGVEKTIIKGKILSG, translated from the coding sequence ATGTCATTAATATTTAGAAATGCAAAGATTATAACTGAAAGCGATGTAATAAACCCGGGGTATTTAATAGTAGATGAAAATGGTTATATTAAAAATATTGGTGTTGATAATAAAAAGGATAGTTTTTCTAACGAAATAGATTTACAAAGGAAATATCTAGCCCCAGGTTTTATAGATATACATACCCATGGCGGACATGGATATGATGTAATGGATGGAAATGTTAAAGCTATTGATAAAATATCACAATTTCATTTACAAAATGGAGTAACTGGTTTTTTAGCTACAACTCTAACTGCACCCCTTCAAGATTTAAAACAAGTCTCTAAGGTAATTAGTGAATATATGGAAAATAATGAGACTAATTTATTAGGCGTACATCTTGAAGGTCCTTTTGTTAATCCAGATAAAAGGGGAGCCCAAAATAGAGAACATATAATTTCTCCCAAAGTAGAAATTATAAAAGAACTAAAAGAGAAGTTACAAGATCAATTAAAGATTATTTCAATGGCACCTGAAAAGGATACAAATTATGAAGTTATTGAGTGGGCAACAAAAAAGAATATAACTATTTCAGCTGCACATACAAATGCTAGCTTTGAAGATATTATAAATGCATCAAAAAAAGGTTTATCTCATGGAACACATTTATTCAATGGTATGAGTGGGATTCATCATAGAAAACCAGGTGCAGCTTTAGGACTATTGATGCATCCAGATATTACTTTAGAGCTTATTTTAGATGGATATCACTTACATCCCGGGATTGTAAATATGGTTCTCGAGTTAAAGGGTGTAGATAATATTGCATTAGTATCAGATTCAATAAGAGCTTCTTGTCTTAGTGAAGGTGACTACGATTTAGGAGGGTTAAGGATAACTATTAAAAATGGTAAAGCACTAACTGAAAATGGTAACCTTGCAGGTAGTATTGTGACTTTACCTAGAGCTTTAAAAAACTTTATTGAAATTACTGATTGTCCCCTTTATGAAGCTATTAAAACTATTAGTCTAACACCAGCTAAAATATTAGGTTTAGATAAACAAAGAGGAAGCTTAGAAAAAGGTAAACGAGCTGATGCAGTAGTTTTAAATGATAAATTAGGGGTAGAAAAAACCATCATAAAAGGTAAAATTCTATCCGGATAA
- the iadA gene encoding beta-aspartyl-peptidase, which translates to MLTLVYGGELYSPNYLGKKDVLITQDKIQDISDNINVQSDALQKIDATDKYVVPGFLDGHVHITGGGGEGGFSTRTPEINFSDLTTAGITTVIGCLGTDGTTRSMKDLIAKARSLTEEGLTAYILSGSYRVPITTLTGDVQDDIVLIPEVLGVGEIAVSDHRAFLPTLSELKKLAAEVRVGSMLSGKKGVINVHMGDGKRLFKDINQLIDETEIPAFHFVVTHGNRTGEIFEEGLEFIKKGGFLDLTTSTVKKFLESGEVKCSKALRYFHENELSFDNITFSSDGQGSLPNFDENGNYLGLKVGGVSSLFREVKEAVLDEKVPFEKALSVITKNPAKAFGLENKGEIDKGKAGDLVLLDNNSLEIDTVISKGKVLIKDKQLLVKGTFE; encoded by the coding sequence ATGCTGACTCTAGTATATGGTGGTGAGTTATATTCACCAAATTACCTAGGTAAAAAAGATGTACTGATTACACAAGATAAAATTCAAGATATCTCTGATAATATAAATGTACAGAGTGATGCTTTACAAAAGATTGATGCTACTGATAAATATGTTGTTCCTGGTTTTTTAGATGGCCATGTTCATATAACTGGTGGTGGAGGAGAAGGTGGTTTTTCTACTAGAACACCGGAAATAAACTTTTCTGATTTAACAACTGCTGGAATCACAACTGTTATTGGTTGTTTAGGGACCGATGGAACAACTAGAAGTATGAAAGATTTAATTGCAAAAGCAAGATCACTAACAGAAGAGGGTTTAACAGCATATATATTATCTGGTTCTTATCGTGTACCTATTACTACACTAACTGGTGATGTACAAGACGATATAGTTCTTATACCAGAAGTTTTAGGAGTTGGTGAGATAGCTGTATCAGATCATAGAGCTTTTTTACCCACACTTTCTGAGCTTAAAAAATTAGCAGCTGAAGTAAGAGTAGGTTCTATGTTATCAGGTAAAAAAGGTGTTATTAATGTTCATATGGGTGATGGTAAAAGACTATTTAAAGATATAAACCAATTAATAGATGAAACAGAGATCCCGGCTTTTCATTTTGTAGTTACCCATGGAAATAGAACAGGAGAAATATTCGAAGAAGGGTTAGAGTTTATAAAAAAAGGTGGCTTTTTAGATTTAACTACTAGTACTGTAAAAAAGTTTCTTGAAAGTGGTGAGGTTAAATGTTCTAAAGCACTTCGTTATTTCCATGAAAATGAGCTATCCTTTGATAATATTACATTTTCATCTGATGGTCAGGGTAGTCTTCCAAACTTTGATGAAAACGGTAATTACTTAGGTCTTAAAGTAGGCGGTGTTTCTTCACTCTTTAGAGAAGTAAAAGAAGCAGTTTTAGATGAAAAAGTGCCATTTGAAAAAGCACTTTCTGTAATTACTAAAAACCCAGCTAAAGCATTCGGTTTAGAGAATAAAGGTGAGATAGACAAAGGAAAAGCAGGGGATCTTGTATTATTAGATAACAATTCATTGGAAATAGATACTGTTATTTCTAAAGGGAAGGTATTAATAAAAGATAAACAATTATTAGTCAAGGGCACCTTTGAGTAG